The following are encoded in a window of Candidatus Curtissbacteria bacterium genomic DNA:
- the yjjX gene encoding inosine/xanthosine triphosphatase: MIIAVGSKNPTKIKAVKVVVNKLFPGAKVESVDVKSGVSDQPKTDEETMKGAITRAKNAQKATNADFGIGLEGGMHKIGKDWFECGWIAIVDKNGKIGIGSSSRWQVSKKISKPLLKGQELADVVNELTGRDDVHVKEGIMGLITKNHLPRYKAYSHGIIFAFAPFISNPIFWD, encoded by the coding sequence ATGATAATCGCGGTCGGTAGCAAAAACCCCACAAAAATAAAAGCTGTAAAAGTTGTAGTCAACAAACTTTTCCCTGGCGCAAAAGTGGAAAGTGTGGACGTAAAATCTGGCGTAAGTGATCAACCTAAAACCGACGAAGAGACAATGAAAGGCGCAATAACTAGGGCGAAAAACGCACAAAAAGCTACAAATGCGGATTTTGGAATCGGACTCGAGGGAGGCATGCACAAAATAGGGAAGGACTGGTTCGAATGCGGTTGGATTGCGATTGTCGACAAAAATGGAAAAATTGGCATCGGATCCTCGTCTAGATGGCAAGTATCTAAGAAAATCTCCAAACCACTGCTTAAGGGTCAAGAGTTAGCGGACGTAGTTAACGAGTTGACCGGCAGAGACGACGTACATGTAAAAGAAGGCATAATGGGCTTGATCACCAAAAACCACCTTCCACGATATAAAGCATACAGTCACGGAATTATTTTTGCTTTTGCCCCGTTCATCTCGAACCCTATATTTTGGGATTAA
- a CDS encoding DUF1761 domain-containing protein: protein MVDINYVAVLAAAISNIVIGSFWYSPMSPTGKTWMKLSGHKMDPAKAKSPEMMKLYAMASVAALVMAYVLAHILAFADAAGIGNGVMAGIVGGLWVAIGFIATSFLNSVLWEGKPWMLYAVNVGYYLVALPVMGAILAALG, encoded by the coding sequence ATGGTAGACATAAATTACGTCGCGGTTCTCGCGGCCGCGATTTCCAACATCGTAATTGGCTCGTTTTGGTATTCTCCAATGTCGCCGACAGGTAAAACTTGGATGAAGTTGAGTGGACACAAAATGGACCCGGCGAAAGCTAAGTCTCCCGAAATGATGAAATTGTACGCGATGGCGTCTGTTGCCGCACTTGTGATGGCTTATGTTCTTGCGCACATTCTGGCTTTTGCAGATGCTGCAGGTATTGGGAATGGCGTTATGGCTGGTATTGTGGGCGGACTTTGGGTCGCGATTGGTTTTATCGCAACTTCGTTTTTAAATTCCGTTTTGTGGGAAGGTAAACCTTGGATGTTGTACGCCGTAAACGTTGGTTATTATCTCGTTGCTCTCCCTGTTATGGGAGCGATTCTTGCAGCTCTAGGTTAA
- a CDS encoding MFS transporter → MQKDDFTVEEELEVTAATGGSAPIPLPGKVISIFPAFAHRNFQLYFAGQAISIIGFWLHQVAVGWLSFQLTNSAFWVGAVAAATGLPILFFTTFAGVIIDKVDKKKLLIVTQVTEGILAIILGLLVYFSLINLPLLILLSFLIGTVAAIDLPTRLTYMVEMVGKKDLASAIPINNSLFNGARFIGPAIAGALIVKTGLAMPFILNGLSFIAGILAIIAVKPVYIAKSEANIHPLESLKAGLKYSFGHPKILYFLILGTLSAICIWPYQTLMPIVAERVYHSGAQGYGSLLSSAGLGGFLGAIYTSSRAKSANKGRFIFYGMMVSSVTFILFAINRNFVLAHVLLFVSGFGLILQTATLNTLVQLNSPDGMRGRIMAVYLTMFVGMIPLGNFIMGYVAEKTNAMFVIGVGGAIVFLVGVYFYFRGIFSKFSA, encoded by the coding sequence ATGCAGAAAGACGATTTTACAGTTGAAGAAGAATTAGAAGTTACCGCGGCAACCGGCGGAAGCGCGCCTATTCCCTTGCCAGGGAAGGTAATTTCCATCTTTCCGGCTTTTGCGCACCGCAATTTTCAGCTTTATTTTGCGGGTCAGGCAATTTCGATTATCGGTTTTTGGCTCCATCAGGTAGCTGTTGGTTGGTTAAGCTTTCAGCTTACTAATTCCGCCTTCTGGGTAGGAGCAGTCGCCGCAGCTACTGGTCTTCCAATTTTATTCTTCACAACGTTCGCGGGGGTAATAATCGATAAAGTCGACAAGAAAAAACTTTTGATAGTGACTCAAGTCACAGAAGGAATCCTCGCAATTATTTTAGGTTTATTAGTTTATTTCTCCCTGATTAATCTTCCGCTCCTGATTCTTTTATCGTTTTTAATCGGAACAGTTGCAGCGATCGATTTACCGACAAGATTGACCTATATGGTCGAAATGGTCGGTAAAAAAGACCTCGCTTCGGCAATTCCCATCAACAACAGCTTATTTAACGGAGCAAGGTTCATTGGTCCCGCGATTGCCGGCGCTCTAATCGTAAAAACCGGCCTTGCAATGCCGTTTATTTTGAATGGCTTAAGCTTCATTGCCGGAATCCTGGCAATAATAGCCGTTAAACCCGTTTATATCGCTAAATCGGAAGCTAATATTCACCCGCTTGAGTCCCTAAAAGCCGGCTTAAAATATTCTTTTGGCCATCCAAAAATACTTTATTTCTTAATACTTGGAACGCTTTCCGCTATTTGCATTTGGCCGTACCAGACCTTAATGCCGATTGTCGCCGAACGCGTTTACCATTCGGGCGCGCAAGGATATGGATCTCTGCTTTCCTCCGCTGGCCTTGGCGGATTTCTTGGCGCGATTTACACTTCTTCACGGGCCAAAAGCGCAAACAAAGGCAGATTTATCTTTTACGGGATGATGGTCTCCAGCGTTACCTTTATCCTTTTTGCCATCAACAGGAATTTCGTCCTTGCCCACGTACTTTTGTTTGTATCGGGTTTTGGTTTAATTCTTCAAACAGCGACATTAAATACTCTTGTGCAGCTTAATTCACCTGACGGAATGCGCGGCAGAATAATGGCGGTTTACTTAACAATGTTTGTCGGCATGATTCCGCTTGGAAACTTCATCATGGGATACGTTGCGGAAAAAACGAATGCTATGTTTGTAATTGGTGTAGGCGGCGCAATCGTATTTTTAGTGGGAGTTTATTTCTACTTCCGCGGCATCTTCTCCAAATTCTCCGCCTAG